The DNA sequence CGCGACTCCGGCGACTGGATCGAGGACATTCCGCATCTGGAGGTCGGCGGGCTCGGCCACGGCGCGGACCCGCTCTCCTCCGGCTTCGGCGCCCGGGTGCTGTCCGCGGACGGGGCGCATGGACACGCCGGATACTTCGAACCGGGCACCACCAGCCTGGACAACTTCGCACGGGTGGGAATCGGCGCCGTCCAGTCCGTGAGCTGCGGCAACGGTGACGACTGCACGGCGGGGCTGCGCTGACGCGACGCGGAAACACCGGAAACTCTAGTGACGCGCGTAGCCTCAAAGGGGGACGGGCCGGGGTACCGCCGCATACGATGAGCCGCATGGGTGATGTGCTGGCGGGTTTTCAGACCGTCTGGGAGTTCGACACCGACTCCGTGCTCATCCGCTTCGAACGGGGGATCCGCACGCCGAAGCTGCTCCAGACGCTCGGCGAACGCCGCATCCCCTACGAGGCGCTGTCCGGGGTGGAGCTCACCCCGGGCAAACGGGGAACGGTGGTGTTGCGCGCCGTGCCGAGACCGGGCGCCGACCCGCTGATGGACGCGGCCGGCGGCCAGCTCAAGGAGGCGTACGACCCGTACCGCCTGGTGCTGCCGGCCGAGCGGGAGACCCTCGCCGACTACTACGCGGAACAGATACGCGCCGTCCTGGGCCCGGACGCCGGCATCCCCGCCGAGGCGTATCTGGTGACCGTGCCCCAGGCGCCGCTGTCCTTCAAGGCGTACGACGGCAAGGCGTCCTTCGACGGCAAGGCGATCTCCTTCCGCTGGTTCTGGACCGGCGCCTCCTCGGCGAAGTGGAAGGCCGGGGACCAGCGCTTCCGGATCGAGGAGCTGACCGGGGTGGAGTGGCGGTCACCGGAGAGCCGGGGCTCGGCGGGCACCGCGCCCAAGGAGGGCTCCGCCCAAGGGGGGCCCGTCGCAGGCGGTTCCGCCACGGACGCGGCGGCCACGGACGCGGCGGCCAAGGACGGCACGGCCCGGAACGGTACGGCCAAGAACGGCACGGCCCGGAACGGCACCGGCAAGGGCTCCCCCAAGGGCGGCGGCCACGGCCATCTGCGGCTGCTGCGCCGCTCCGCCGAGGACCAGCCCGCCGGCCGCCCCGACCAGGACCCCGCGGCCGTCGTCTTCGGGATGGGCTACGGACTCGTCCACCAGTCGCTGCCGTTCGCCGCGGCCGTCCTGGAGGCCATCCAGGTCTCCGCCCCGGTGCCGTGCGCCGAGGGCGCCCCGTCCCCGGCACGGGCCGCCGCCCCGCGCCGCGACCCCGCCGACATTGCCGAACGCATCCGCCATCTGGGCGAGTTGCACACGGCCGGACTGCTGACCGACGACGAGTTCAGCGCGAAGAAGGCCGAACTGCTGGCGGAACTGTAGGTGTCCGGCTCCCCCTCCGCGCCGGCGGACGCGGCCGCCGGCCCGGCGTCCACCGCGCACGAGAGCCTGCCCAGGGCCGCCCGGCGGCAGGTGGGCGCCCTCGCCCGCGCCCTGGTGACCCCCAGCTATCCGGCGACGCCGCTGTTCGCCCGGTCGCCCAGGCGCTGGGTGCGCCGGGTGCCGTACGGCGTGGCGATGATCCTCATCGCGATCCTGCTTCCGGTCTCCGCCCAAGTCCTGACCTCCGAATACGGGGTGGGCGGCGGCGTCGCCACGCTGTTCGGCGTCGCCCAGTCCACCCCGCTGCTGCTGTCCGTCACCCGTCCCCTTCAGGCGTGGTGGATCGTCCTCCTCAGCGACATCGTCTGCGCGCTGACGGTGCTCGGCGCCACGGACCCCGACCGCCAGGTGTGGCCCTGGCCGCCGGCCGCCCTCATCGGCTACCTCTTCCTGCTGCTCGCCCTCGCGCTGCGCGAACCGCCCCGCACCCTGGTGGCGGTGTGGCTGGTCACCGGCGTCGCCGGGGTGGCGCTCGGCGTGGCCTTCCCGGAGCGGAGCAACGGCAGCAACGTGGTGCTGTTCGTGTTCAGCGGGGTGGTGCTGCTCGTCGTCGGCGCGCTGCGCGAGCGCGGGGACGCCCGGCGGCGGCTGGCCGAACAGGAGACGATCAGCGAGGCCGAACGGGCCCGTCGCACCCTGCTGGAGGAGCGCGCCCGGATCGCCCGTGAGCTGCACGATGTGGTCGCCCACCACATGTCCGTGATCACCGTGCAGGCGGACAGCGCCCCGTACCGGATCGGCGGTCTGCCCGCCGAGGCGGAGCGGGAGTTCTCCACCATCGCCGCCACCGCCCGGCAGTCGCTCGCCGAGATGCGGCGGCTGCTGGGTGTCTTGCGCAGTGCGGAAACCCGCGGGGAGCGGACGCCGCAGCCAGGGCTGCGGCAGGTGCCGCAGCTGGTCGAGGCGACCGTGCGGGCCGGCATACCGACCACGCTGACCGTCGCCGAGGACGTGGCCGGGCTCGAACCGCTGCCACCGGCCGTGGGGCTGTCCGCATACCGCATCGTGCAGGAGGCGCTGGCCAATGTGGTGCGGCACGCACCGGGCGCCGCCACCCGGGTGTCCGTCTCGGCCGTCCCGGCCGTCCCGGCCGTCTCGGCCGAGGACCGCTCGGCGCTGACCGTGCTGGTGGTCAACGGCCCACCGGCCGGCACGCCCACCAGACCCGTGGAGACCAGCGGCACCGGCCATGGCCTCGTCGGCATGGCCGAACGCGTACGGCTGGTCGGCGGCACGCTCGACACCGGCCCGCTGCCCGACGGCGGCTTCCGCGTCGCGGCCCGGCTCCCCCTGACCGACCTCGAACAGCGCGAAGAGACGGACCCGTCATGACCATCAAGGTGATCATCGTCGACGACCAGGCGATGGTGCGGGCGGGGTTCGCCGCGCTGCTCGCCGCGCAGAGCGATATCGACGTCGTCGGCGAGGCGCCGGACGGGCGGGAGGGCGTGGAGGTCAGCCGCCGCACCCACCCCGATGTGGTGCTGATGGATGTCCGGATGCCCGAGATGGACGGGCTGACGGCGGCCCGTCAGCTGCTGGACCCGCCGCGCGGGGTCACCCACCGGCCGAAGGTGCTGATGCTCACCACCTTCGACGTGGACGACTACGTCTACGAGGCGCTGCGCGCCGGGGCCAGCGGCTTTCTGCTGAAGGACGCCCCGCCGGCCGATCTGATCTCGGCGGTCCGGGTGGTGGCGGCGGGTGAGGCGCTGCTCGCCCCGTCCGTCACCCGCCGGCTGATCGCCGACTTCGCCCGCCAGCGCCCCGCCCCGCGCCGCGACGGACGCGCCCTGCGGCGCGGGCGGCTGACACCGCGTGAGACGGAGGTGCTGGAGCTGATCGCCCGGGGCCTGTCCAACCAGGAGATCGCCGAGGCGCTGGTGCTCGCGGAGCAGACGGTGAAGACGCATGTCGGCCGGGTGCTGGCCAAGCTCGCACTCCGCGACCGCGCGCAAGCGGTGATCTTCGCCTACGAGTCGGGTCTGGTGACTCCGGGCAGCCAGTGACCCCGGCCGGGGCCAGACCGGTTCGCAGCGGGGCTCGCCGCCCCAGAAACCGGCGACCGCCCACGCCCCGCCCGCCGCCCTCTGCCACGGCTACGGCTACGGCCACGGCCACGGCCACGGCTACGGCTGTCGGACGAGGCCATCGCGGACCGGCCGCCCCGCGATGGCCTCGTCCGACAGCCGTGCCGACCGCGCTGTGCGGGAATCGCTCCGCCTGCGTGCCGGACCGGCTTCGCGCTGGACCGCCCGGCCCAGGCCGCCGACGGGGTGACGCCCGCGACCCGCCAGGCGGCGGGGCAACCCACCGGACAGTGCGGCCACCCGCCGGGCACTACCGCGACGCACCACTGGCCCAGTACCGCAACCCCCGCCAAGCGCCACCGCGGCGCGCCGCCAAGCGGCCGACGCACCGCCAGGCCGACCGCGACACGCCAAGCCGACCCGCAGCACCCCACGCACCGCCGACCCGCTGCCACAACCCACCACCGAGCAGCACCGCGGCGCGCCGCCAAGCGGCCCACGCACCGCCAGGCCGACCGCGACACGCCAAGCCGACCGACCACACCGCCACACCCCACCGACCCGGCACCGCCACCCACGCACCCACCACCGGGCGGTGACGCAAACCCGCCGCCGGGCGGTGCCACGCCCCACCGTCGGCACAGTGCCGGGCCCCGCCGGGCGGTACCGCGCAGTGCCACAACCCGCCGCCGCCGCGGGCGTCACGCGCGGCGTGACGCCCGCGGCGGCGGCGCGTCGGCTGCCGCTGGGCTTTTGGCTAGGCGCGGCCCGCGCTCGTCGCGCTCATGTCGGCGTAGCGGGCGCCCACCACCTGTGCGGCGATCGGCTCCAGCGCGGCCAGCTCGTCCGCGGTCAGCTCGATCCGGGTCGCGGCGGTGTTCTGCTCGATCCGGGCGCGGGTGCGGGTGCCGGGGATCGGTACCACGGCGAGCCGGTGCACCTGGGCCTGCTGCTGCACCCAGGCCAGCGCGATCTGGGCGAGCGTGGCGCCGCGCGCCTCGGCGATCGTGCGGAGGGGCGCCAGCAGCGCGGCGTTGGCGGCCGCGTTGTCGCCGGTGAAGCGTGGCTGCCGGCGGCGGAAGTCGTCCTCGCCCAGCTCCCGCTCGGCGTTGACGAACGAGCCGGTCAGGAAGCCGCGGCCGAGCGGGGAGTACGGCACGAGGGCGACGCCCAGCTCCGCGGCGGTCGCCACGACGCTGTTCTCGCCGCCGTCCTCCACATCGCGGCTGAACAGGGACCACTCCGACTGCACCGCCGCGATGGGGTGCACCGCGTGCGCCGCGCGCAGCTCGTTCGCCGTGACCTCGCTCAGCCCGAGGTGCTTGACCTTCCCCTCGGCCACCAGCTCGGCCATGGTGCCGACGCTCTCCTCCAGCGGCACCTCGGGGTTGCGCCGGTGCATGTAGTACAGGTCGACGTGGTCGACCCCGAGGCGGCGCAGGCTGCCCTCGATGGCCTGGCGGATGTACGGGCGGTCGTTGCGGATGCGCTGGTTGCCGAACG is a window from the Streptomyces luomodiensis genome containing:
- a CDS encoding aldo/keto reductase; the protein is MSDSTNETIATVGLGTGGPEVGVQGLGCMGMSWAYGPTQDEAEARATLERALELGVTLFDTADVYGFGRNEEFISPFVRANRDRITLATKFAIQRNENEPFGNQRIRNDRPYIRQAIEGSLRRLGVDHVDLYYMHRRNPEVPLEESVGTMAELVAEGKVKHLGLSEVTANELRAAHAVHPIAAVQSEWSLFSRDVEDGGENSVVATAAELGVALVPYSPLGRGFLTGSFVNAERELGEDDFRRRQPRFTGDNAAANAALLAPLRTIAEARGATLAQIALAWVQQQAQVHRLAVVPIPGTRTRARIEQNTAATRIELTADELAALEPIAAQVVGARYADMSATSAGRA
- a CDS encoding sensor histidine kinase, with the translated sequence MSGSPSAPADAAAGPASTAHESLPRAARRQVGALARALVTPSYPATPLFARSPRRWVRRVPYGVAMILIAILLPVSAQVLTSEYGVGGGVATLFGVAQSTPLLLSVTRPLQAWWIVLLSDIVCALTVLGATDPDRQVWPWPPAALIGYLFLLLALALREPPRTLVAVWLVTGVAGVALGVAFPERSNGSNVVLFVFSGVVLLVVGALRERGDARRRLAEQETISEAERARRTLLEERARIARELHDVVAHHMSVITVQADSAPYRIGGLPAEAEREFSTIAATARQSLAEMRRLLGVLRSAETRGERTPQPGLRQVPQLVEATVRAGIPTTLTVAEDVAGLEPLPPAVGLSAYRIVQEALANVVRHAPGAATRVSVSAVPAVPAVSAEDRSALTVLVVNGPPAGTPTRPVETSGTGHGLVGMAERVRLVGGTLDTGPLPDGGFRVAARLPLTDLEQREETDPS
- a CDS encoding response regulator transcription factor; its protein translation is MTIKVIIVDDQAMVRAGFAALLAAQSDIDVVGEAPDGREGVEVSRRTHPDVVLMDVRMPEMDGLTAARQLLDPPRGVTHRPKVLMLTTFDVDDYVYEALRAGASGFLLKDAPPADLISAVRVVAAGEALLAPSVTRRLIADFARQRPAPRRDGRALRRGRLTPRETEVLELIARGLSNQEIAEALVLAEQTVKTHVGRVLAKLALRDRAQAVIFAYESGLVTPGSQ
- a CDS encoding DUF4429 domain-containing protein, translated to MGDVLAGFQTVWEFDTDSVLIRFERGIRTPKLLQTLGERRIPYEALSGVELTPGKRGTVVLRAVPRPGADPLMDAAGGQLKEAYDPYRLVLPAERETLADYYAEQIRAVLGPDAGIPAEAYLVTVPQAPLSFKAYDGKASFDGKAISFRWFWTGASSAKWKAGDQRFRIEELTGVEWRSPESRGSAGTAPKEGSAQGGPVAGGSATDAAATDAAAKDGTARNGTAKNGTARNGTGKGSPKGGGHGHLRLLRRSAEDQPAGRPDQDPAAVVFGMGYGLVHQSLPFAAAVLEAIQVSAPVPCAEGAPSPARAAAPRRDPADIAERIRHLGELHTAGLLTDDEFSAKKAELLAEL